From a single Theropithecus gelada isolate Dixy chromosome 10, Tgel_1.0, whole genome shotgun sequence genomic region:
- the SLC4A11 gene encoding sodium bicarbonate transporter-like protein 11 isoform X2: MAAATRRVFHLQPCENSPSMSQNGYFEDSTGSLRYYKCDTCGTDDTFEAREEILGDEAFDTANSSIVSGESIRFFVNVNLKMQAANTENEATSGGCVLLHTSRKYLKLKNFKEEIRAHRDLDGFLAQASIVLNETATSLDNVLRSMLHRFAQDPDNTEPDCNLDLLMAMLFTDAGAPMQGKVHLLSDTIQGVTATVTGVRYQQSWLCIICTLKALQKRHVCISRLVRPQNWGENSCEVRFVILVLAPPKMKSTKTAMEVARTFATMFSDIAFRQKLLETRTEEEFKEALVHQRQLLTMVSHGPVALRMKEHSTVSFPAHRHPEPPKCKDFVPFGKGIREDIARRFPLYPLDFTDGIIGKNKAVGKYITTTLFLYFACLLPTIAFGSLNDENTDGAIDVQKTIAGQSIGGLLYALFSGQPLVILLTTAPLALYIQVIRVICDDYDLDFSSFYAWTGLWNSFFLTLYAFFNLSLVMSLFKRSTEEIIALFISITFVLDAVKGMVKIFWKYYYGHHLDDYQAKRTSSLVSLSGLGASLNASLHTALNASFRTSPTELPLATHSGQATAVLSLLIMLGTLWLGYTLYQFKKSPYLHPCVREILSDCALPIAVLAFSLISSHGFREIEMSKFRYNPSESPFAMAQIQSLSLRAISSAMGLGFLLSMLFFIEQNLVAALVNAPENRLVKGTAYHWDLLLLAIINTGLSLFGLPWIHAAYPHSPLHVRALALVEERVENGHIYDTIVNVKETRLTSLGASVLVGLSLLLLPVPLQWIPKPVLYGLFLYIALTSLDGNQLVQRVALLLKEQTTYPPTHYIRRVPQRKIHYFTGLQVLQLLLLCAFGMSSLPYMKMIFPLIMIAMIPIRYILLPRIIEAKYLDVMDAEHRP; encoded by the exons ATGGCCGCGGCCACTAGGCGCGTGTTCCATCTCCAGCCGTGCG AAAACTCTCCCAGCATGTCGCAGAATGGATACTTCGAGGATTCAA CTGGGTCTCTACGCTACTACAAGTGTGACACGTGTGGCACAGATGACACCTTCGAAGCCCGAGAGGAGATCCTGGGGGATGAGGCCTTCGACACTGCGAACTCCTCCATTGTGTCTGGCGAGAGCATCCGTTTTTTTGTCAATGTCAACCTCAAGATGCAGGCCGCCAACACTG AGAATGAAGCGACTTCCGGTGGCTGTGTGCTCCTGCACACCTCCCGAAAG TACCTGAAGTTAAAGAACTTCAAGGAAGAGATCCGTGCACACCGCGACCTAGATGGCTTCCTGGCACAGGCCAGCATCGTCCTGAACGAGACGGCCACCTCCCTGGATAACGTGCTGCGGTCCATGCTTCACCGCTTTGCCCAGGACCCTGACAACACCGAGCCAGACTGCAACCTAGACCTGCTTATGGCCATGCTCTTCACCGATGCCGGGGCACCCATGCAGGGTAAAG TCCACCTGCTGTCAGATACCATCCAAGGGGTCACCGCCACAGTGACAGGGGTGCGCTACCAGCAGTCGTGGCTCTGCATCAT CTGCACCCTGAAGGCCCTACAGAAGCGGCATGTGTGCATCAGCCGCCTGGTTCGCCCACAGAACTGGGGGGAGAATTCCTGTGAGGTTCGGTTCGTCATCCTGGTGCTGGCCCCACCCAAGATG AAAAGCACTAAGACTGCCATGGAGGTGGCGCGCACATTTGCCACCATGTTCTCGGATATCGCCTTCCGCCAGAAGCTCCTGGAGACCCGCACAGAGGAGGAATTCAAGGAGGCCTTGGTGCATCAGAGACAGCTGCTCACCATGGTGAGCCACGGTCCAGTGGCGCTGAGAATGAAGGAACACAGCACAGTCTCCTTCCCTGCCCACAGACACCCAGAG CCCCCAAAGTGCAAGGACTTTGTCCCTTTCGGGAAGGGCATCCGGGAGGACATCGCACGCAGGTTCCCCTTGTACCCCTTGGATTTCACTGACG GCATTATTGGGAAAAACAAGGCTGTGGGCAAATACATCACCACCACCCTGTTCCTCTACTTCGCCTGCCTCCTGCCCACCATCGCTTTCGGGTCCCTCAATGACGAGAACACAGACGGGGCCATTG ATGTGCAGAAGACCATAGCCGGGCAGAGCATCGGGGGCCTGCTCTACGCGCTCTTCTCCGGGCAGCCACTGGTGATTCTGCTGACCACCGCGCCCCTGGCGCTCTACATCCAGG TGATTCGTGTCATCTGTGATGATTATGACCTGGACTTCAGCTCCTTCTACGCGTGGACAGGCCTGTGGAATAGTTTCTTCCTCACACTTTATGCCTTTTTCAACCTCAGCCTGGTCATGAGTCTCTTCAAGAG GTCGACGGAGGAGATCATTGCTCTCTTCATTTCCATCACATTTGTGCTGGATGCTGTCAAGGGCATGGTTAAAA TCTTCTGGAAGTACTACTATGGGCATCACTTGGACGACTACCAGGCAAAAAGGACTTCATCCCTGGTCAGCCTGTCAGGCCTCGGTGCCAGCCTCAACGCCAGCCTCCACACTGCCCTCAACGCCAGCTTCCGGACCAGCCCCACGGAGCTGCCCTTGGCCACGCACTCAGGCCAGGCGACCGCTGTGCTCAGCCTCCTCATCATGCTGGGCACACTCTGGCTGGGCTACACCCTCTACCAATTCAAGAAGAG CCCCTACCTGCACCCCTGCGTGCGCGAGATCCTGTCCGACTGCGCTCTGCCCATCGCGGTGCTCGCCTTCTCCCTCATCAGCTCCCACGGCTTCCGGGAAATTGAGA TGAGCAAGTTCCGCTACAACCCCAGCGAGAGCCCATTTGCGATGGCGCAGATCCAGTCGCTGTCCCTGAGGGCCATCAGCAGCGCCATGGGCCTCGGCTTCCTGCTGTCCATGCTCTTCTTCATCGAGCAGAACTTGGTGGCCGCCTTGGTGAATGCACCGGAGAACAG GCTGGTGAAGGGCACTGCCTACCACTGGGACCTCCTGCTCCTCGCCATCATCAACACGGGGCTGTCTCTGTTTGGGCTGCCCTGGATCCATGCCGCCTACCCCCACTCCCCACTGCATGTGCGAGCCCTGGCCTTAGTGGAGGAGCGTGTGGAGAACGGGCACATCTATGACAC GATTGTGAACGTGAAGGAGACGCGGCTGACCTCGCTGGGCGCCAGCGTCCTGGTGGGCCtgtccctgctgctgctgccggtCCCGCTTCAGTGGATCCCCAAGCCCGTGCTCTATGGCCTCTTCCTCTATATCGCGCTCACCTCTCTCGATGGCAATCAGCTTGTCCAGCGCGTGGCCCTGCTGCTCAAGGAGCAG ACTACATACCCCCCGACACACTACATCCGGAGGGTGCCCCAGAGGAAGATCCACTACTTCACAGGCCTGCAggtgctgcagctgctgctgctgtgcgCCTTCGGCATGAGCTCCCTGCCTTACATGAAGATGATCTTTCCTCTCATCATGATCGCCATGATCCCCATCCG CTATATCCTCCTGCCCCGAATCATTGAAGCCAAGTACTTGGATGTCATGGATGCTGAGCACAGGCCTTGA
- the SLC4A11 gene encoding sodium bicarbonate transporter-like protein 11 isoform X1 → MGVYGRQDRSECERRDVQRDPLPWQRRREGERSAQALSLPPAAARQGFVRKAWISEHENSPSMSQNGYFEDSTGSLRYYKCDTCGTDDTFEAREEILGDEAFDTANSSIVSGESIRFFVNVNLKMQAANTENEATSGGCVLLHTSRKYLKLKNFKEEIRAHRDLDGFLAQASIVLNETATSLDNVLRSMLHRFAQDPDNTEPDCNLDLLMAMLFTDAGAPMQGKVHLLSDTIQGVTATVTGVRYQQSWLCIICTLKALQKRHVCISRLVRPQNWGENSCEVRFVILVLAPPKMKSTKTAMEVARTFATMFSDIAFRQKLLETRTEEEFKEALVHQRQLLTMVSHGPVALRMKEHSTVSFPAHRHPEPPKCKDFVPFGKGIREDIARRFPLYPLDFTDGIIGKNKAVGKYITTTLFLYFACLLPTIAFGSLNDENTDGAIDVQKTIAGQSIGGLLYALFSGQPLVILLTTAPLALYIQVIRVICDDYDLDFSSFYAWTGLWNSFFLTLYAFFNLSLVMSLFKRSTEEIIALFISITFVLDAVKGMVKIFWKYYYGHHLDDYQAKRTSSLVSLSGLGASLNASLHTALNASFRTSPTELPLATHSGQATAVLSLLIMLGTLWLGYTLYQFKKSPYLHPCVREILSDCALPIAVLAFSLISSHGFREIEMSKFRYNPSESPFAMAQIQSLSLRAISSAMGLGFLLSMLFFIEQNLVAALVNAPENRLVKGTAYHWDLLLLAIINTGLSLFGLPWIHAAYPHSPLHVRALALVEERVENGHIYDTIVNVKETRLTSLGASVLVGLSLLLLPVPLQWIPKPVLYGLFLYIALTSLDGNQLVQRVALLLKEQTTYPPTHYIRRVPQRKIHYFTGLQVLQLLLLCAFGMSSLPYMKMIFPLIMIAMIPIRYILLPRIIEAKYLDVMDAEHRP, encoded by the exons ATGGGCGTTTATGGCCGTCAGGACCGGTCTGAGTGTGAGAGGAGGGATGTGCAGAGAGATCCCCTGCCTTGGCAGcggaggagagagggggagaggagCGCTCAGGCCCTGTCTCTTCCTCCCGCTGCAGCGAGGCAGGGTTTTGTCAGGAAAGCCTGGATTAGcgaacatg AAAACTCTCCCAGCATGTCGCAGAATGGATACTTCGAGGATTCAA CTGGGTCTCTACGCTACTACAAGTGTGACACGTGTGGCACAGATGACACCTTCGAAGCCCGAGAGGAGATCCTGGGGGATGAGGCCTTCGACACTGCGAACTCCTCCATTGTGTCTGGCGAGAGCATCCGTTTTTTTGTCAATGTCAACCTCAAGATGCAGGCCGCCAACACTG AGAATGAAGCGACTTCCGGTGGCTGTGTGCTCCTGCACACCTCCCGAAAG TACCTGAAGTTAAAGAACTTCAAGGAAGAGATCCGTGCACACCGCGACCTAGATGGCTTCCTGGCACAGGCCAGCATCGTCCTGAACGAGACGGCCACCTCCCTGGATAACGTGCTGCGGTCCATGCTTCACCGCTTTGCCCAGGACCCTGACAACACCGAGCCAGACTGCAACCTAGACCTGCTTATGGCCATGCTCTTCACCGATGCCGGGGCACCCATGCAGGGTAAAG TCCACCTGCTGTCAGATACCATCCAAGGGGTCACCGCCACAGTGACAGGGGTGCGCTACCAGCAGTCGTGGCTCTGCATCAT CTGCACCCTGAAGGCCCTACAGAAGCGGCATGTGTGCATCAGCCGCCTGGTTCGCCCACAGAACTGGGGGGAGAATTCCTGTGAGGTTCGGTTCGTCATCCTGGTGCTGGCCCCACCCAAGATG AAAAGCACTAAGACTGCCATGGAGGTGGCGCGCACATTTGCCACCATGTTCTCGGATATCGCCTTCCGCCAGAAGCTCCTGGAGACCCGCACAGAGGAGGAATTCAAGGAGGCCTTGGTGCATCAGAGACAGCTGCTCACCATGGTGAGCCACGGTCCAGTGGCGCTGAGAATGAAGGAACACAGCACAGTCTCCTTCCCTGCCCACAGACACCCAGAG CCCCCAAAGTGCAAGGACTTTGTCCCTTTCGGGAAGGGCATCCGGGAGGACATCGCACGCAGGTTCCCCTTGTACCCCTTGGATTTCACTGACG GCATTATTGGGAAAAACAAGGCTGTGGGCAAATACATCACCACCACCCTGTTCCTCTACTTCGCCTGCCTCCTGCCCACCATCGCTTTCGGGTCCCTCAATGACGAGAACACAGACGGGGCCATTG ATGTGCAGAAGACCATAGCCGGGCAGAGCATCGGGGGCCTGCTCTACGCGCTCTTCTCCGGGCAGCCACTGGTGATTCTGCTGACCACCGCGCCCCTGGCGCTCTACATCCAGG TGATTCGTGTCATCTGTGATGATTATGACCTGGACTTCAGCTCCTTCTACGCGTGGACAGGCCTGTGGAATAGTTTCTTCCTCACACTTTATGCCTTTTTCAACCTCAGCCTGGTCATGAGTCTCTTCAAGAG GTCGACGGAGGAGATCATTGCTCTCTTCATTTCCATCACATTTGTGCTGGATGCTGTCAAGGGCATGGTTAAAA TCTTCTGGAAGTACTACTATGGGCATCACTTGGACGACTACCAGGCAAAAAGGACTTCATCCCTGGTCAGCCTGTCAGGCCTCGGTGCCAGCCTCAACGCCAGCCTCCACACTGCCCTCAACGCCAGCTTCCGGACCAGCCCCACGGAGCTGCCCTTGGCCACGCACTCAGGCCAGGCGACCGCTGTGCTCAGCCTCCTCATCATGCTGGGCACACTCTGGCTGGGCTACACCCTCTACCAATTCAAGAAGAG CCCCTACCTGCACCCCTGCGTGCGCGAGATCCTGTCCGACTGCGCTCTGCCCATCGCGGTGCTCGCCTTCTCCCTCATCAGCTCCCACGGCTTCCGGGAAATTGAGA TGAGCAAGTTCCGCTACAACCCCAGCGAGAGCCCATTTGCGATGGCGCAGATCCAGTCGCTGTCCCTGAGGGCCATCAGCAGCGCCATGGGCCTCGGCTTCCTGCTGTCCATGCTCTTCTTCATCGAGCAGAACTTGGTGGCCGCCTTGGTGAATGCACCGGAGAACAG GCTGGTGAAGGGCACTGCCTACCACTGGGACCTCCTGCTCCTCGCCATCATCAACACGGGGCTGTCTCTGTTTGGGCTGCCCTGGATCCATGCCGCCTACCCCCACTCCCCACTGCATGTGCGAGCCCTGGCCTTAGTGGAGGAGCGTGTGGAGAACGGGCACATCTATGACAC GATTGTGAACGTGAAGGAGACGCGGCTGACCTCGCTGGGCGCCAGCGTCCTGGTGGGCCtgtccctgctgctgctgccggtCCCGCTTCAGTGGATCCCCAAGCCCGTGCTCTATGGCCTCTTCCTCTATATCGCGCTCACCTCTCTCGATGGCAATCAGCTTGTCCAGCGCGTGGCCCTGCTGCTCAAGGAGCAG ACTACATACCCCCCGACACACTACATCCGGAGGGTGCCCCAGAGGAAGATCCACTACTTCACAGGCCTGCAggtgctgcagctgctgctgctgtgcgCCTTCGGCATGAGCTCCCTGCCTTACATGAAGATGATCTTTCCTCTCATCATGATCGCCATGATCCCCATCCG CTATATCCTCCTGCCCCGAATCATTGAAGCCAAGTACTTGGATGTCATGGATGCTGAGCACAGGCCTTGA
- the SLC4A11 gene encoding sodium bicarbonate transporter-like protein 11 isoform X3 gives MAAATRRVFHLQPCENSPSMSQNGYFEDSTGSLRYYKCDTCGTDDTFEAREEILGDEAFDTANSSIVSGESIRFFVNVNLKMQAANTENEATSGGCVLLHTSRKYLKLKNFKEEIRAHRDLDGFLAQASIVLNETATSLDNVLRSMLHRFAQDPDNTEPDCNLDLLMAMLFTDAGAPMQGKVHLLSDTIQGVTATVTGVRYQQSWLCIICTLKALQKRHVCISRLVRPQNWGENSCEVRFVILVLAPPKMKSTKTAMEVARTFATMFSDIAFRQKLLETRTEEEFKEALVHQRQLLTMVSHGPVALRMKEHSTVSFPAHRHPEPPKCKDFVPFGKGIREDIARRFPLYPLDFTDGIIGKNKAVGKYITTTLFLYFACLLPTIAFGSLNDENTDGAIVIRVICDDYDLDFSSFYAWTGLWNSFFLTLYAFFNLSLVMSLFKRSTEEIIALFISITFVLDAVKGMVKIFWKYYYGHHLDDYQAKRTSSLVSLSGLGASLNASLHTALNASFRTSPTELPLATHSGQATAVLSLLIMLGTLWLGYTLYQFKKSPYLHPCVREILSDCALPIAVLAFSLISSHGFREIEMSKFRYNPSESPFAMAQIQSLSLRAISSAMGLGFLLSMLFFIEQNLVAALVNAPENRLVKGTAYHWDLLLLAIINTGLSLFGLPWIHAAYPHSPLHVRALALVEERVENGHIYDTIVNVKETRLTSLGASVLVGLSLLLLPVPLQWIPKPVLYGLFLYIALTSLDGNQLVQRVALLLKEQTTYPPTHYIRRVPQRKIHYFTGLQVLQLLLLCAFGMSSLPYMKMIFPLIMIAMIPIRYILLPRIIEAKYLDVMDAEHRP, from the exons ATGGCCGCGGCCACTAGGCGCGTGTTCCATCTCCAGCCGTGCG AAAACTCTCCCAGCATGTCGCAGAATGGATACTTCGAGGATTCAA CTGGGTCTCTACGCTACTACAAGTGTGACACGTGTGGCACAGATGACACCTTCGAAGCCCGAGAGGAGATCCTGGGGGATGAGGCCTTCGACACTGCGAACTCCTCCATTGTGTCTGGCGAGAGCATCCGTTTTTTTGTCAATGTCAACCTCAAGATGCAGGCCGCCAACACTG AGAATGAAGCGACTTCCGGTGGCTGTGTGCTCCTGCACACCTCCCGAAAG TACCTGAAGTTAAAGAACTTCAAGGAAGAGATCCGTGCACACCGCGACCTAGATGGCTTCCTGGCACAGGCCAGCATCGTCCTGAACGAGACGGCCACCTCCCTGGATAACGTGCTGCGGTCCATGCTTCACCGCTTTGCCCAGGACCCTGACAACACCGAGCCAGACTGCAACCTAGACCTGCTTATGGCCATGCTCTTCACCGATGCCGGGGCACCCATGCAGGGTAAAG TCCACCTGCTGTCAGATACCATCCAAGGGGTCACCGCCACAGTGACAGGGGTGCGCTACCAGCAGTCGTGGCTCTGCATCAT CTGCACCCTGAAGGCCCTACAGAAGCGGCATGTGTGCATCAGCCGCCTGGTTCGCCCACAGAACTGGGGGGAGAATTCCTGTGAGGTTCGGTTCGTCATCCTGGTGCTGGCCCCACCCAAGATG AAAAGCACTAAGACTGCCATGGAGGTGGCGCGCACATTTGCCACCATGTTCTCGGATATCGCCTTCCGCCAGAAGCTCCTGGAGACCCGCACAGAGGAGGAATTCAAGGAGGCCTTGGTGCATCAGAGACAGCTGCTCACCATGGTGAGCCACGGTCCAGTGGCGCTGAGAATGAAGGAACACAGCACAGTCTCCTTCCCTGCCCACAGACACCCAGAG CCCCCAAAGTGCAAGGACTTTGTCCCTTTCGGGAAGGGCATCCGGGAGGACATCGCACGCAGGTTCCCCTTGTACCCCTTGGATTTCACTGACG GCATTATTGGGAAAAACAAGGCTGTGGGCAAATACATCACCACCACCCTGTTCCTCTACTTCGCCTGCCTCCTGCCCACCATCGCTTTCGGGTCCCTCAATGACGAGAACACAGACGGGGCCATTG TGATTCGTGTCATCTGTGATGATTATGACCTGGACTTCAGCTCCTTCTACGCGTGGACAGGCCTGTGGAATAGTTTCTTCCTCACACTTTATGCCTTTTTCAACCTCAGCCTGGTCATGAGTCTCTTCAAGAG GTCGACGGAGGAGATCATTGCTCTCTTCATTTCCATCACATTTGTGCTGGATGCTGTCAAGGGCATGGTTAAAA TCTTCTGGAAGTACTACTATGGGCATCACTTGGACGACTACCAGGCAAAAAGGACTTCATCCCTGGTCAGCCTGTCAGGCCTCGGTGCCAGCCTCAACGCCAGCCTCCACACTGCCCTCAACGCCAGCTTCCGGACCAGCCCCACGGAGCTGCCCTTGGCCACGCACTCAGGCCAGGCGACCGCTGTGCTCAGCCTCCTCATCATGCTGGGCACACTCTGGCTGGGCTACACCCTCTACCAATTCAAGAAGAG CCCCTACCTGCACCCCTGCGTGCGCGAGATCCTGTCCGACTGCGCTCTGCCCATCGCGGTGCTCGCCTTCTCCCTCATCAGCTCCCACGGCTTCCGGGAAATTGAGA TGAGCAAGTTCCGCTACAACCCCAGCGAGAGCCCATTTGCGATGGCGCAGATCCAGTCGCTGTCCCTGAGGGCCATCAGCAGCGCCATGGGCCTCGGCTTCCTGCTGTCCATGCTCTTCTTCATCGAGCAGAACTTGGTGGCCGCCTTGGTGAATGCACCGGAGAACAG GCTGGTGAAGGGCACTGCCTACCACTGGGACCTCCTGCTCCTCGCCATCATCAACACGGGGCTGTCTCTGTTTGGGCTGCCCTGGATCCATGCCGCCTACCCCCACTCCCCACTGCATGTGCGAGCCCTGGCCTTAGTGGAGGAGCGTGTGGAGAACGGGCACATCTATGACAC GATTGTGAACGTGAAGGAGACGCGGCTGACCTCGCTGGGCGCCAGCGTCCTGGTGGGCCtgtccctgctgctgctgccggtCCCGCTTCAGTGGATCCCCAAGCCCGTGCTCTATGGCCTCTTCCTCTATATCGCGCTCACCTCTCTCGATGGCAATCAGCTTGTCCAGCGCGTGGCCCTGCTGCTCAAGGAGCAG ACTACATACCCCCCGACACACTACATCCGGAGGGTGCCCCAGAGGAAGATCCACTACTTCACAGGCCTGCAggtgctgcagctgctgctgctgtgcgCCTTCGGCATGAGCTCCCTGCCTTACATGAAGATGATCTTTCCTCTCATCATGATCGCCATGATCCCCATCCG CTATATCCTCCTGCCCCGAATCATTGAAGCCAAGTACTTGGATGTCATGGATGCTGAGCACAGGCCTTGA